One window of Elaeis guineensis isolate ETL-2024a chromosome 11, EG11, whole genome shotgun sequence genomic DNA carries:
- the LOC105053662 gene encoding uncharacterized protein isoform X1: MEAGDMDEAIRKQFPLSFGKPSKAQPQSSAVHSFTRRTSAASVNPSPSSLPAPGNLGTGDAAGRRHGGGEEEDDGVMIGPPPPPPAVAQAEPEADDGLMIGPPRPPPASEQGDSDDGSDSGMDDSPDDLPRIPLSNEIVLKGHSKVVSALAVDHSGSRVLSGSYDYTVRMYDFQGMNSKLQSFRQLEPFEGHQVRSLSWSPTSDRFLCVTGSAQAKIFDRDGLTLGEFIKGDMYIRDLKNTKGHISGLTGGEWNPKSKETILTSSEDGSLRIWDVVDFKSQKQVIKPKLARPARIPVTACAWDREGKCIVAGIGDCTIQLWSIKPGWGSRPDIHVEKAHADDITGLKFSTDGQILLSRSTDFTLKVWDLRQMKSPVKVFEDLPNHYAQTNPAFSPDEQLIFTGTSVEKEGTSGGLLCFFDRRKLELVSRVGISPKYSVICCAWHPKINQVFATVGDKKEGGTHILYDPSISQRGALVCVGRAPRKKSVDDFEAQPVIHNPHALPLFRDQPSRKRQRERALKDPIKSHKPELPVTGPGFGGRVGATKGSLLTQYLLKQGGLIKETWMEEDPREAILKYADVASKDPKYISPAYAETQPEPVYAKSDSEEEEK; this comes from the exons ATGGAGGCCGGCGACATGGACGAGGCGATTAGGAAGCAATTCCCACTCTCCTTTGGCAAGCCGTCTAAGGCCCAGCCCCAGTCTTCCGCCGTCCACTCCTTCACCCGGCGGACCTCCGCCGCCTCCGTAAACCCTAGCCCTAGCTCCCTCCCGGCGCCGGGGAACCTTGGCACAGGAGATGCCGCTGGTCGACGGCACGGTGGGGGAGAGGAGGAGGATGACGGCGTGATGATTGGGCCTCCCCCGCCGCCCCCGGCAGTCGCTCAGGCGGAGCCTGAGGCGGATGATGGGCTGATGATTGGGCCTCCACGGCCGCCGCCGGCTTCGGAACAGGGAGATTCGGACGATGGTTCGGACTCTGGAATGGATGACTCGCCGGATGATTTGCCTCGGATTCCTCTAAGTAATGAGATCGTGCTCAAAGGGCATTCGAAG GTTGTTTCAGCTCTTGCTGTTGACCATTCTGGATCAAGAGTCCTTTCTGGTAGCTATGATTATACTGTCCGTATGTATGACTTTCAAGGGATGAACTCGAAATTGCAGTCTTTCAGACAGTTGGAACCATTTGAGGGACACCAAGTACGAAGTTTAAGCTGGAGtccaacatcagacagatttttATGCGTCACAGGTTCAGCACAGGCTAAG ATTTTTGACCGAGATGGGCTTACCTTGGGCGAGTTCATAAAGGGGGACATGTATATACGTGACCTGAAAAATACAAAGGGGCATATATCTGGATTGACTGGTGGAGAGTGGAACCCTAAATCAAAAGAGACTATCCTAACTTCTTCAGAAGATGGTTCATTGCGGATATGGGATGTAGTTGACTTCAAAAGTCAAAAACAG GTTATCAAGCCTAAACTAGCAAGGCCAGCAAGAATTCCAGTTACAGCATGTGCTTGGGATCGCGAAGGCAAGTGCATTGTTGCTGGCATTGGGGATTGTACCATACAG TTATGGAGCATCAAACCTGGATGGGGGAGCAGACCAGATATACATGTGGAGAAAGCACATGCTGATGATATTACTGGACTTAAGTTTTCTACAGATGGGCAGATTCTTCTGTCAAGAAGCACTGATTTTACACTTAAG GTTTGGGACTTGCGGCAAATGAAAAGTCCTGTTAAAGTTTTTGAAGACCTTCCAAATCATTATGCTCAGACAAATCCTGCATTTAGTCCCGATGAGCAACTAATATTTACTGGAACCTCTGTTGAAAAGGAAGGCACAAGTGGAGGTCTACTCTGCTTCTTTGACCGAAGGAAACTTGAGCTTGTATCAAGGGTGGGGATTTCTCCTAAATATAGTGTTATATGCTGTGCTTGGCACCCAAAGATTAATCAG GTCTTTGCAACAGTCGGTGACAAGAAAGAAGGAGGAACTCACATACTTTATGATCCATCTATCAGTCAGAGAGGAGCTCTTGTATGTGTTGGACGAGCTCCAAGGAAAAAGTCTGTTGATGATTTCGAGGCACAACCAGTTATTCACAACCCGCATGCATTGCCCTTATTTAGAGATCAGCCTAGCCGTAAACGTCAACGAGAAAGAGCATTGAAAGATCCCATTAAATCACACAAGCCAGAACTTCCTGTCACAGGTCCAGGCTTTGGTGGAAGAGTTGGTGCCACTAAAGGCAGCTTGTTGACCCAGTATCTTTTGAAG CAAGGTGGTTTAATCAAGGAGACTTGGATGGAAGAAGATCCAAGGGAGGCAATACTTAAATATGCTGATGTTGCATCAAAAGACCCCAagtatatttcacctgcatatgCAGAGACTCAGCCGGAACCTGTTTATGCAAAGTCTGATTCTGAAGAAGAGGAGAAATAA
- the LOC105053662 gene encoding uncharacterized protein isoform X2 has product MEAGDMDEAIRKQFPLSFGKPSKAQPQSSAVHSFTRRTSAASVNPSPSSLPAPGNLGTGDAAGRRHGGGEEEDDGVMIGPPPPPPAVAQAEPEADDGLMIGPPRPPPASEQGDSDDGSDSGMDDSPDDLPRIPLSNEIVLKGHSKVVSALAVDHSGSRVLSGSYDYTVRMYDFQGMNSKLQSFRQLEPFEGHQVRSLSWSPTSDRFLCVTGSAQAKIFDRDGLTLGEFIKGDMYIRDLKNTKGHISGLTGGEWNPKSKETILTSSEDGSLRIWDVVDFKSQKQVIKPKLARPARIPVTACAWDREGKCIVAGIGDCTIQLWSIKPGWGSRPDIHVEKAHADDITGLKFSTDGQILLSRSTDFTLKVWDLRQMKSPVKVFEDLPNHYAQTNPAFSPDEQLIFTGTSVEKEGTSGGLLCFFDRRKLELVSRVGISPKYSVICCAWHPKINQVFATVGDKKEGGTHILYDPSISQRGALVCVGRAPRKKSVDDFEAQPVIHNPHALPLFRDQPSRKRQRERALKDPIKSHKPELPVTGPGFGGRVGATKGSLLTQYLLKVV; this is encoded by the exons ATGGAGGCCGGCGACATGGACGAGGCGATTAGGAAGCAATTCCCACTCTCCTTTGGCAAGCCGTCTAAGGCCCAGCCCCAGTCTTCCGCCGTCCACTCCTTCACCCGGCGGACCTCCGCCGCCTCCGTAAACCCTAGCCCTAGCTCCCTCCCGGCGCCGGGGAACCTTGGCACAGGAGATGCCGCTGGTCGACGGCACGGTGGGGGAGAGGAGGAGGATGACGGCGTGATGATTGGGCCTCCCCCGCCGCCCCCGGCAGTCGCTCAGGCGGAGCCTGAGGCGGATGATGGGCTGATGATTGGGCCTCCACGGCCGCCGCCGGCTTCGGAACAGGGAGATTCGGACGATGGTTCGGACTCTGGAATGGATGACTCGCCGGATGATTTGCCTCGGATTCCTCTAAGTAATGAGATCGTGCTCAAAGGGCATTCGAAG GTTGTTTCAGCTCTTGCTGTTGACCATTCTGGATCAAGAGTCCTTTCTGGTAGCTATGATTATACTGTCCGTATGTATGACTTTCAAGGGATGAACTCGAAATTGCAGTCTTTCAGACAGTTGGAACCATTTGAGGGACACCAAGTACGAAGTTTAAGCTGGAGtccaacatcagacagatttttATGCGTCACAGGTTCAGCACAGGCTAAG ATTTTTGACCGAGATGGGCTTACCTTGGGCGAGTTCATAAAGGGGGACATGTATATACGTGACCTGAAAAATACAAAGGGGCATATATCTGGATTGACTGGTGGAGAGTGGAACCCTAAATCAAAAGAGACTATCCTAACTTCTTCAGAAGATGGTTCATTGCGGATATGGGATGTAGTTGACTTCAAAAGTCAAAAACAG GTTATCAAGCCTAAACTAGCAAGGCCAGCAAGAATTCCAGTTACAGCATGTGCTTGGGATCGCGAAGGCAAGTGCATTGTTGCTGGCATTGGGGATTGTACCATACAG TTATGGAGCATCAAACCTGGATGGGGGAGCAGACCAGATATACATGTGGAGAAAGCACATGCTGATGATATTACTGGACTTAAGTTTTCTACAGATGGGCAGATTCTTCTGTCAAGAAGCACTGATTTTACACTTAAG GTTTGGGACTTGCGGCAAATGAAAAGTCCTGTTAAAGTTTTTGAAGACCTTCCAAATCATTATGCTCAGACAAATCCTGCATTTAGTCCCGATGAGCAACTAATATTTACTGGAACCTCTGTTGAAAAGGAAGGCACAAGTGGAGGTCTACTCTGCTTCTTTGACCGAAGGAAACTTGAGCTTGTATCAAGGGTGGGGATTTCTCCTAAATATAGTGTTATATGCTGTGCTTGGCACCCAAAGATTAATCAG GTCTTTGCAACAGTCGGTGACAAGAAAGAAGGAGGAACTCACATACTTTATGATCCATCTATCAGTCAGAGAGGAGCTCTTGTATGTGTTGGACGAGCTCCAAGGAAAAAGTCTGTTGATGATTTCGAGGCACAACCAGTTATTCACAACCCGCATGCATTGCCCTTATTTAGAGATCAGCCTAGCCGTAAACGTCAACGAGAAAGAGCATTGAAAGATCCCATTAAATCACACAAGCCAGAACTTCCTGTCACAGGTCCAGGCTTTGGTGGAAGAGTTGGTGCCACTAAAGGCAGCTTGTTGACCCAGTATCTTTTGAAG GTGGTTTAA